One window of Chryseobacterium sp. JJR-5R genomic DNA carries:
- a CDS encoding type IX secretion system membrane protein PorP/SprF, producing the protein MRKLYAIVCLALLSNAYKAQETLPYYQQYLLDGEFLFNPAQYGKTDYVQLNLNYQQQFSKFSESPNVQSVGFNANVFDRVGAGISVFRDSNGPISAGGITAGASYFIPLSSEGDRKDQFSFGTSVNFYNMNFDYSQINTQDASDPLLQGSESNIFMAYANFGVAATYKDIFAGVSVNDIALTNDEAIVNGREPSPIKFFLNLGYDWHVGDNIYFTPSALINLNTNSTRTIDYNLMGTFFNDINSFSFGVSYRSVQNRFDSQQLQIAPVVKVRFNKFMIGATYNLGLSDIQEYGGNSFMIGLGYNFDNFINHRGYRY; encoded by the coding sequence ATGAGAAAACTATATGCTATCGTATGTTTAGCTCTTTTGTCAAATGCATACAAAGCACAGGAAACATTACCCTACTATCAGCAATATCTTTTAGATGGTGAGTTTCTGTTCAACCCAGCACAGTACGGAAAGACAGACTATGTGCAACTCAATCTTAACTATCAGCAGCAATTTTCGAAGTTCAGTGAATCTCCCAATGTACAATCGGTTGGGTTTAACGCGAACGTCTTTGATAGAGTAGGAGCAGGTATCTCTGTGTTCAGGGACAGCAACGGTCCCATTTCCGCAGGCGGAATTACAGCTGGGGCATCATATTTTATTCCTCTTAGCAGCGAAGGAGACAGAAAAGACCAGTTCTCTTTCGGTACCAGTGTGAATTTCTATAACATGAATTTTGATTATTCACAAATTAATACGCAGGATGCTTCAGACCCTTTATTGCAGGGAAGTGAAAGCAACATCTTCATGGCATATGCCAACTTCGGGGTAGCGGCTACCTATAAAGATATTTTTGCCGGGGTTTCCGTTAACGATATTGCCCTTACCAATGATGAAGCGATTGTGAACGGACGCGAGCCTTCTCCGATTAAATTCTTCTTGAACCTTGGATACGACTGGCATGTAGGTGATAACATCTATTTCACGCCTTCCGCTTTAATCAACCTTAATACCAACTCTACAAGAACCATCGATTACAACTTAATGGGTACGTTCTTTAATGATATCAATTCATTCTCTTTCGGGGTAAGCTACAGATCTGTTCAGAACAGATTTGACAGCCAGCAGTTGCAGATTGCACCGGTAGTGAAGGTAAGATTCAACAAATTTATGATCGGGGCTACCTATAATCTCGGGTTGTCTGATATCCAGGAATACGGAGGGAACAGCTTCATGATCGGATTGGGATATAACTTTGATAACTTCATTAATCACAGAGGATATAGATATTAA
- the hemW gene encoding radical SAM family heme chaperone HemW, giving the protein MIYIHIPFCKQKCSYCNFHFSTSLNFKDEMLAAMRKEIFLRKDELQNKNLQSLYFGGGTPSILSADEIKHLIDEVLHHFSFDKDIEITLEANPDDLDSHFLKGLADSPVNRLSIGTQSFFDRDLKFMNRAHNASEAEGSIKRAQDFGFENISIDLIYGSPTSNMEMWKENLNTTIALEVPHISSYALTVEPKTALENWISKGTVMSPKEEEQNDEFYYLSGFLKDNGFEHYEVSNFALPGFHSRHNASYWKYREYLGIGPSAHSYNGFDVRSWNVAHNQQYIKKISSGVLAKEEEILSAEDQFNEMMMIGLRTTWGMDLDNLKNKFDERITEHFQNEIKHKLEEGILITENNHLKIPEKHWFMADGIASDLFIV; this is encoded by the coding sequence ATGATCTATATTCACATCCCGTTCTGTAAGCAAAAGTGCAGCTACTGTAATTTCCATTTTTCAACATCTTTAAATTTTAAGGATGAGATGCTGGCTGCCATGAGAAAGGAAATCTTCCTGCGGAAGGATGAGCTGCAGAACAAAAATTTACAGTCTTTATACTTCGGGGGCGGAACCCCGTCTATCCTTTCAGCAGATGAAATTAAACATCTGATTGATGAGGTGCTGCACCATTTCAGTTTTGATAAAGATATCGAAATTACCTTGGAAGCAAACCCGGATGATCTGGACAGTCACTTTCTGAAAGGGCTGGCAGATTCTCCTGTGAACCGGCTTTCCATCGGTACGCAGAGCTTTTTTGACCGGGACCTGAAATTCATGAACCGTGCCCACAATGCTTCCGAAGCGGAAGGATCTATCAAAAGGGCCCAGGATTTTGGCTTTGAAAATATAAGTATTGACCTGATTTACGGTTCCCCGACTTCCAATATGGAAATGTGGAAAGAAAACCTGAATACAACCATTGCCCTTGAAGTACCGCACATTTCTTCGTATGCCCTGACGGTGGAGCCCAAAACCGCCCTGGAAAACTGGATCTCAAAAGGAACAGTAATGAGCCCGAAAGAAGAGGAGCAGAATGACGAATTCTATTACCTGTCAGGCTTCCTGAAAGACAACGGGTTTGAGCACTACGAAGTTTCAAATTTTGCGCTCCCCGGTTTCCATTCAAGGCACAATGCTTCTTATTGGAAATACAGGGAATACTTGGGCATCGGCCCGTCTGCACATTCGTATAATGGTTTTGATGTCAGAAGCTGGAATGTGGCACACAACCAGCAGTACATAAAGAAAATAAGTTCCGGTGTTCTAGCCAAAGAAGAGGAAATTCTTTCCGCGGAAGACCAGTTCAATGAAATGATGATGATCGGACTGAGGACAACCTGGGGCATGGATCTGGACAATCTGAAAAATAAGTTCGATGAGCGGATTACTGAGCATTTCCAAAATGAAATAAAACACAAGCTGGAAGAAGGGATCCTGATCACGGAAAACAACCATCTTAAAATTCCTGAAAAGCACTGGTTTATGGCAGACGGCATTGCTTCGGACCTTTTTATTGTCTGA
- the murI gene encoding glutamate racemase, with amino-acid sequence MKTKKQNYSHLSPKQPIGIFDSGVGGLTVAKEIKRLLPNEDLIYFGDTKHLPYGEKSKEAIIEYSTKITNFLLNQNCKAIVIACNTATANALNEVMESVAGKVPVIDVINPVAEKVSYEIHNNVGVIATKATVNSGLYKKSIKKHNKWIRVDELATPLLVPAIEEGFKNHPITHAIIYNYLSNSKLKNIETLILGCTHYPLLIEEIKQYYGNRVRVIDSPNIVANHLQIILDKYHLLQTANPKPNYHFYLSDITKNFEKISKKFFGKTIDLELKVL; translated from the coding sequence TTGAAAACTAAAAAACAGAATTATTCGCATCTTTCTCCCAAACAGCCGATTGGGATTTTTGACAGCGGGGTGGGAGGCTTAACGGTAGCCAAAGAAATCAAAAGGCTGCTTCCGAACGAAGACCTTATTTATTTCGGGGATACCAAACACCTGCCTTACGGGGAAAAATCCAAAGAAGCCATCATAGAATATTCTACAAAAATCACCAATTTTCTGCTGAACCAGAACTGTAAAGCCATTGTCATTGCCTGCAACACGGCCACGGCCAACGCCCTGAATGAAGTCATGGAATCCGTAGCAGGGAAAGTCCCGGTGATTGATGTCATCAATCCTGTTGCAGAAAAGGTATCTTATGAAATCCACAACAACGTGGGCGTAATCGCCACCAAAGCAACGGTAAATTCCGGGCTGTATAAAAAAAGCATCAAAAAGCATAATAAATGGATCAGGGTAGATGAACTGGCAACACCGCTGTTGGTTCCTGCCATTGAAGAAGGTTTTAAAAACCATCCGATTACCCATGCAATTATTTACAATTACCTCAGCAACAGCAAACTGAAAAATATTGAAACGCTGATCCTGGGATGCACCCACTATCCGCTGTTAATCGAAGAAATAAAACAGTATTACGGAAACCGGGTCAGGGTCATTGATTCCCCGAATATTGTGGCCAACCACCTGCAGATCATCCTGGATAAATACCATCTGCTGCAAACGGCTAACCCAAAGCCGAATTATCATTTCTACCTTTCCGATATCACAAAGAATTTTGAAAAAATATCAAAGAAATTCTTCGGGAAAACCATTGACCTGGAACTGAAGGTTTTATAA
- a CDS encoding RsmD family RNA methyltransferase, with the protein MYRIISGKWKAKKIAAPRHFDVRPTTDFAKEALFSILENTYDMQSVAVLDLFAGIGSISFEFASRGTQDITSVEMNPKHTSFLNSTAAELGFSLQVSVQRGDVFDWLKKFRNKKSFEIVFSDAPFETEEKKYQELISLVLKNKYLKENGVLIIEHQSRMKLDHPNLTDTRKYGNVSFSFYRPYEEEGSIETTEE; encoded by the coding sequence ATGTACAGAATTATATCAGGCAAATGGAAAGCCAAAAAAATAGCCGCCCCGAGACATTTTGATGTAAGGCCTACCACGGATTTTGCCAAAGAAGCCCTATTCAGTATTCTTGAGAATACGTATGACATGCAGTCGGTTGCCGTGCTGGATCTGTTTGCAGGTATCGGTTCGATCAGCTTTGAATTTGCTTCCCGGGGCACCCAGGACATTACTTCCGTTGAAATGAACCCGAAACATACCTCATTCCTGAATTCTACCGCTGCTGAGCTCGGGTTCAGTTTACAGGTGAGTGTACAGCGGGGTGACGTATTCGACTGGCTTAAAAAATTCAGGAATAAGAAATCCTTTGAAATTGTATTTTCAGACGCGCCTTTTGAAACGGAAGAGAAAAAGTACCAGGAACTGATTTCTCTGGTTCTGAAAAATAAATACCTGAAGGAAAACGGAGTCCTGATTATAGAACATCAGAGCCGTATGAAGCTTGACCATCCTAACTTAACGGATACCCGGAAATACGGCAATGTAAGCTTCAGCTTTTACAGGCCCTATGAAGAAGAGGGCAGCATAGAAACAACAGAAGAATAA
- a CDS encoding DUF3822 family protein gives MNVLNLLFIKDGLICQIAKNKSIVEEKSYFVDEDSPENFIADRLDEMLIRQRFDEIYVVSALNHFTLMPEGFPQHETGFELIAYNAPVNREKEELMLSINEKFKVQFYYTFPKSLYKKIKDLALPVNFNFSGEKFLNSISYKNNKEIHINLYHNQCEFFAIDHKKIILYNNLDVSSEVDFLYFVMFTLSKIGFGINETHFFVYGETTENETFISELQKFVKTLKIVSDNIPTKNFILN, from the coding sequence ATGAACGTACTTAATTTACTTTTTATCAAAGACGGATTGATCTGCCAGATTGCGAAAAACAAAAGCATTGTGGAAGAGAAATCCTATTTCGTAGATGAAGATTCTCCGGAGAACTTTATTGCAGACCGGCTTGACGAAATGCTGATCAGACAGAGATTCGATGAAATTTATGTGGTTTCCGCACTGAACCATTTTACCCTGATGCCTGAAGGATTCCCGCAGCATGAAACGGGTTTTGAGCTTATTGCCTACAATGCGCCCGTGAACAGGGAAAAAGAGGAACTGATGCTTTCGATCAATGAAAAATTTAAAGTCCAGTTTTATTATACTTTCCCGAAAAGCCTGTATAAGAAAATCAAGGACCTGGCCCTGCCTGTGAATTTTAATTTTTCGGGTGAGAAGTTTTTGAATTCGATCAGCTATAAAAACAATAAGGAAATCCACATCAATCTTTACCATAACCAATGCGAGTTTTTTGCGATAGACCATAAAAAGATCATTCTCTACAATAACCTGGATGTGAGTTCGGAGGTAGATTTTCTGTATTTCGTGATGTTCACCTTAAGCAAGATCGGTTTCGGGATTAATGAAACCCATTTCTTTGTATACGGGGAAACCACGGAGAACGAAACTTTTATTTCAGAGCTTCAGAAATTTGTGAAGACCCTGAAAATTGTATCGGATAATATTCCCACCAAAAACTTTATCCTTAATTAG
- a CDS encoding Smr/MutS family protein, whose translation MKIGDTVSVIDEDLSGVVTSVNGNIIVFKDEYGFTYPYPKEKLVPKNADLYENIQVIKKAEPKKAVSKKHHKNPMVLDLHFNHLVKNPHDYDGFERLFIQKEKLLEVISFCRKNHLKRLEIVHGIGDGVLQRMVWDVLESQSNLDFYNKEILHHQSGAVMVEFH comes from the coding sequence ATGAAAATCGGGGACACCGTTTCTGTAATAGATGAGGATTTGAGCGGAGTGGTTACTTCTGTGAACGGAAATATTATAGTTTTTAAAGATGAATATGGATTTACCTATCCATATCCAAAAGAGAAACTGGTTCCTAAAAATGCTGATTTATATGAAAATATTCAAGTCATAAAAAAAGCAGAACCGAAAAAAGCCGTTTCTAAAAAACATCATAAAAACCCTATGGTGCTGGACCTCCATTTCAATCACCTGGTTAAAAATCCACACGATTATGATGGTTTTGAAAGGCTTTTTATTCAGAAAGAAAAGCTGCTGGAAGTCATTTCGTTCTGCCGGAAAAACCATCTGAAAAGACTGGAAATTGTCCACGGAATCGGAGACGGCGTTTTACAGCGGATGGTTTGGGACGTCCTGGAAAGCCAGTCGAATCTGGATTTTTACAATAAGGAAATACTTCACCACCAATCCGGTGCAGTAATGGTAGAATTTCACTAA
- a CDS encoding metallophosphoesterase family protein, which yields MTKILLLSDTHSYMDDRITDYARQADEIWHGGDFGSMEVIEQLEKIKPLKGVYGNIDNAKIRSEFPEVNRFSCENVEVLMIHIGGYPGKYTPLAKEEIAGKAPKLFISGHSHILKVMFDQKNNLLHLNPGACGKQGWHKMRTMMRFVIDDTEIRDLEVIELGPK from the coding sequence ATGACCAAAATCCTGCTTCTTTCCGATACGCATTCTTATATGGATGACCGCATTACTGACTATGCACGTCAGGCAGACGAGATCTGGCACGGCGGGGATTTCGGAAGCATGGAAGTGATTGAGCAGCTTGAAAAGATAAAGCCCCTGAAAGGGGTTTACGGCAATATTGACAATGCAAAAATCCGGTCTGAGTTTCCTGAAGTAAACCGTTTTTCCTGCGAAAATGTAGAAGTATTGATGATCCATATCGGAGGTTATCCGGGGAAATACACTCCGCTGGCCAAAGAAGAGATTGCGGGAAAAGCTCCGAAACTGTTTATTTCCGGGCATTCGCATATCCTGAAAGTGATGTTTGACCAAAAAAACAACCTGCTTCACCTGAACCCGGGAGCCTGCGGGAAACAGGGATGGCACAAAATGAGGACGATGATGCGGTTTGTAATTGACGATACGGAGATTAGAGATCTTGAAGTCATTGAACTGGGCCCAAAATAA
- a CDS encoding serine hydrolase, with amino-acid sequence MRQKFSFFLLLLAAGIFNAQVEEKKLDELIRNTLKTFDVPGMSVGVIKDGKVIYSKGFGVRSLTTNQPMDDQTLVGIASNSKGFTCTALAILADEGKVNWDDRVSKYIPEFQMYDPYISQNVTVKDLVTHRAGLGLGQGDLMFFPEGGNLTVNEIVHNVRYLKPENPFRTTLDYNNIMFIVAGEVIHRVSGLSWAEFIEQRIMKPVGMNSSFGSYSRAKAAANKIDAHAPVNGKSVAVPHDWNETANAAGGIMSNIRDMTRWAECLLNNFTTKDGKKLVSDKNVQQLWSLQIPSGVAAKNPYDTSFYGYGMGWFLSDVKGHKQVQHTGGLIGTVTQFTLIPDMKLGIIVLTNQQSGAAFNTVTNTVKDSYLGVADRNWLKTYGDRMKKTEEVFDKQKKEAFAKSEAFKKEKNLQPKAEQFAGTYNDRWFGDVEIMQQGNTYRISCKSSPRLKGELLPFSGNSFIIRWDDRSYDADAYIIFDYDETGKAQSARLKPISDITDFSFDFEDLDLRRK; translated from the coding sequence ATGAGGCAGAAATTTTCTTTTTTCCTTTTACTTCTGGCGGCAGGGATCTTCAATGCGCAGGTAGAGGAAAAAAAGCTCGACGAATTAATCCGGAATACTTTAAAAACTTTTGATGTTCCGGGAATGTCTGTCGGAGTAATCAAAGACGGAAAAGTTATTTATTCAAAAGGTTTCGGGGTACGTTCCCTGACAACCAACCAGCCGATGGATGATCAGACCCTGGTAGGGATCGCCTCCAATTCAAAAGGGTTTACCTGCACCGCACTGGCCATCCTGGCCGATGAAGGGAAAGTGAACTGGGATGACCGGGTTTCAAAATACATCCCGGAATTCCAGATGTACGATCCGTATATTTCCCAGAATGTGACCGTTAAAGATTTGGTGACGCACCGTGCCGGATTGGGATTAGGGCAGGGAGACCTGATGTTCTTTCCCGAAGGCGGCAACTTAACCGTTAATGAAATTGTCCACAATGTCCGGTATCTGAAGCCTGAAAATCCGTTCAGGACAACGCTGGATTACAATAACATCATGTTTATCGTAGCCGGTGAAGTCATCCACCGGGTTTCCGGGTTAAGCTGGGCAGAATTTATCGAGCAGAGAATTATGAAGCCTGTCGGGATGAATTCAAGTTTCGGAAGCTACAGCAGAGCGAAAGCAGCAGCCAATAAAATTGATGCCCACGCGCCGGTAAACGGCAAATCCGTTGCCGTTCCCCACGACTGGAACGAGACGGCCAATGCAGCCGGAGGCATTATGAGCAACATCAGAGACATGACGCGCTGGGCGGAATGTCTGTTAAATAATTTTACCACAAAAGACGGTAAAAAATTAGTTTCAGATAAAAATGTCCAGCAGCTGTGGAGCTTGCAGATCCCAAGCGGGGTAGCGGCAAAGAATCCTTACGACACCAGCTTCTACGGATATGGCATGGGCTGGTTTCTAAGCGATGTGAAAGGGCATAAGCAGGTTCAGCATACCGGAGGTCTGATCGGGACGGTAACCCAGTTCACGCTGATTCCTGACATGAAGCTGGGAATCATAGTTCTGACCAATCAGCAGTCGGGGGCCGCTTTTAATACAGTAACCAATACCGTAAAAGATTCTTATCTGGGCGTGGCAGACAGAAACTGGCTGAAAACCTATGGTGACAGAATGAAAAAAACGGAAGAGGTTTTTGATAAGCAGAAGAAAGAAGCGTTTGCAAAATCTGAGGCATTCAAAAAAGAGAAAAACCTTCAGCCCAAAGCAGAACAGTTCGCAGGAACCTATAACGACAGGTGGTTCGGTGATGTGGAAATTATGCAGCAGGGAAATACATACCGGATTTCATGCAAAAGCTCTCCGAGATTAAAAGGTGAACTGCTGCCGTTTTCCGGCAATTCATTTATTATCAGATGGGACGACAGGAGCTATGATGCCGATGCCTATATCATTTTTGACTATGATGAAACAGGAAAAGCACAGTCGGCCAGGCTAAAGCCTATTTCCGATATCACGGATTTCAGTTTTGATTTTGAGGACCTTGATTTAAGAAGGAAATAA
- a CDS encoding phosphoglycerate mutase family protein has product MKKLILVRHAKSDWPEETDDFDRPLADKGLEEAKYMSSFIKNNNVAIDCFVSSPAVRALNTCKIFNESYRINVKTDEKLYNPLERNFESVIYDLDDSHHSVALFSHNNGISNFANSMSEDIFHFPTCGVAGFEIDCHSWSEFSGANKKLLFFYEPKKIQ; this is encoded by the coding sequence ATGAAGAAGCTCATCCTCGTAAGACATGCAAAAAGCGACTGGCCGGAAGAAACGGACGACTTTGACAGGCCCCTGGCAGACAAAGGGTTAGAAGAAGCAAAATACATGTCTTCATTTATAAAAAACAATAATGTGGCCATTGACTGTTTCGTATCAAGCCCTGCCGTGCGCGCCCTTAATACGTGTAAAATTTTTAACGAGTCTTACCGGATTAATGTGAAAACGGATGAGAAACTGTACAATCCTTTAGAGCGTAATTTCGAGTCTGTGATTTACGATCTTGATGACAGCCATCATTCTGTTGCCTTGTTTTCCCACAATAACGGGATCTCAAATTTTGCGAATTCCATGTCTGAAGATATTTTCCACTTCCCCACCTGCGGCGTTGCCGGCTTTGAAATCGACTGCCATTCCTGGTCTGAGTTTAGCGGAGCCAATAAAAAGCTGCTGTTCTTTTATGAGCCTAAGAAAATTCAGTAA
- the ruvX gene encoding Holliday junction resolvase RuvX yields the protein MGQILAIDYGKARCGIAATDDMRIIASGLDTVQTPGLIEFLKKYFNDNRVDELVVGLPVDLKGNVSEVETDILKFIAVFQKEFPAVPVHRLDERFTSKMASFFISQSGKSKKQRQEKGLIDKVSATIILQNFLEQRTR from the coding sequence ATGGGACAGATCCTTGCAATAGACTATGGAAAGGCCCGTTGCGGCATTGCGGCGACGGATGATATGCGGATTATTGCCAGCGGGCTGGATACCGTTCAGACACCCGGGCTGATTGAATTTTTGAAAAAATATTTCAATGACAACAGGGTAGACGAACTGGTGGTCGGGCTGCCTGTGGATCTGAAAGGAAATGTTTCAGAAGTGGAAACTGATATTTTGAAGTTTATAGCGGTGTTTCAGAAAGAATTTCCCGCTGTACCGGTTCACCGCCTTGATGAAAGATTTACGTCTAAAATGGCTTCGTTTTTTATTTCCCAGAGCGGGAAAAGCAAAAAGCAGAGACAGGAGAAAGGATTGATAGATAAAGTAAGCGCAACCATCATATTGCAGAATTTTTTAGAACAAAGAACAAGATGA
- the def gene encoding peptide deformylase, whose amino-acid sequence MILPIRAFGDPVLRKVAKDIEQDYPELQNLVDNMFETMYSANGIGLAAPQVGLDIRLFVIDVSPLAEDEDYDDIKDELAQFKKVFINARILEESGEEWKFNEGCLSIPDVREDVKRKDTIVIEYYDENFVKHTETFSDIRARVIQHEYDHIEGILFTDHLSSLKKKLVKGKLSKITQGEVSISYKMRFPK is encoded by the coding sequence ATGATTTTACCGATAAGAGCCTTTGGGGATCCGGTTTTGAGAAAAGTAGCAAAGGATATTGAACAAGATTATCCGGAGCTGCAGAACCTGGTCGATAATATGTTTGAAACCATGTACAGTGCAAACGGCATAGGGCTGGCCGCACCGCAGGTCGGCCTGGACATCCGCCTGTTTGTCATTGATGTTTCTCCCCTTGCGGAAGATGAAGATTATGACGATATTAAGGACGAGCTGGCCCAATTCAAAAAAGTGTTCATTAACGCCAGGATTCTTGAAGAGTCCGGTGAAGAGTGGAAATTCAACGAAGGGTGCCTTTCAATTCCTGATGTGAGGGAAGATGTAAAGAGAAAGGATACCATCGTTATAGAATATTATGACGAAAATTTTGTAAAACATACAGAAACTTTTTCCGATATTAGAGCCCGCGTAATCCAGCATGAATATGACCATATCGAAGGGATCCTGTTTACCGATCATCTGAGTTCCCTGAAAAAGAAGCTTGTGAAAGGGAAACTGAGTAAAATCACCCAGGGCGAAGTCAGCATCAGTTACAAGATGAGGTTCCCGAAGTAA
- a CDS encoding DUF5606 domain-containing protein produces the protein MLLEKIISISGKPGLFKLVSQLKNGFIIEDVTTKKKVSIGNSSQVSLLDNIAMFTVDKEVPLFEVFENIAKNYDYKEAISHKSNDAELKEFMTASLPSYDTERVYASDIKKLAQWYNILHKAGYITPESFVKAEPETLEGEGSEEISIDKEAPKKAAPKAEKPAAPKVKATSAAKAAPKSTHTKKG, from the coding sequence ATGCTGTTAGAAAAAATAATTTCAATCTCTGGCAAGCCAGGACTTTTCAAATTAGTTTCTCAACTTAAAAACGGATTTATTATTGAAGACGTTACAACCAAGAAAAAAGTAAGCATCGGGAACTCCAGCCAGGTGAGCCTTCTGGATAACATCGCTATGTTTACCGTGGATAAAGAAGTCCCTTTGTTCGAGGTGTTTGAGAATATTGCTAAAAACTACGATTATAAGGAAGCCATCAGCCATAAATCAAACGATGCCGAGCTGAAAGAATTCATGACGGCTTCTCTTCCGAGTTATGATACCGAAAGGGTATATGCCTCTGACATCAAGAAACTGGCGCAGTGGTACAACATCCTTCATAAAGCAGGCTACATTACACCGGAAAGCTTCGTAAAAGCAGAGCCTGAAACTTTGGAAGGTGAAGGATCAGAAGAAATAAGTATAGATAAAGAAGCGCCTAAAAAAGCAGCCCCGAAAGCGGAAAAGCCTGCAGCCCCTAAAGTGAAAGCGACTTCTGCAGCGAAAGCAGCTCCTAAAAGTACGCATACCAAAAAAGGATAA
- a CDS encoding helix-turn-helix transcriptional regulator: protein MKNENVQLIELSGKTYDLMISPMSVSYIPSESDPDMSSVHRHDYNSLFILEKGSVTMVVDNQYITMSGSSVLHISKGQVHQPVETSDIKGWVMVFDEKILDPEILNSLERTSGEITLFSVDEADFAFLNNLLGNLHITVQQTAENPFGKKLLNAMVNAVYYKLADMYWSVKTNALDRYGSRPVQITQDFKRLVRSHFRDFKKPSSYAEMLNISTTYLNDTVKKHTGFPSTSFIQQEIVAEAQRQLLYTNKSVKEIAYDLGFVDWKYFLRLFSKVTGRSPTLFRKKAEPGSHDKK from the coding sequence ATGAAAAATGAAAATGTGCAGCTGATTGAGCTTTCGGGGAAAACATATGATCTTATGATATCACCGATGTCTGTATCCTATATTCCTTCAGAAAGCGATCCGGATATGTCTTCGGTTCACCGCCACGACTACAATTCCCTTTTTATATTGGAAAAAGGTTCAGTAACGATGGTTGTGGATAATCAATATATTACCATGTCCGGGTCATCTGTACTGCATATTTCCAAAGGACAGGTCCATCAGCCGGTGGAAACTTCAGATATCAAAGGTTGGGTAATGGTATTCGATGAAAAAATCCTCGATCCTGAAATCTTAAATTCATTGGAGCGGACTTCAGGTGAGATCACTCTGTTCTCCGTGGATGAGGCAGATTTTGCTTTTTTAAATAATCTGCTTGGTAACTTACATATTACTGTACAGCAAACTGCAGAGAATCCATTCGGCAAAAAGCTTTTGAACGCAATGGTGAATGCTGTGTATTATAAACTGGCAGATATGTATTGGTCTGTGAAAACAAATGCTTTGGATCGCTACGGCTCAAGGCCTGTACAAATCACACAGGATTTCAAAAGACTTGTAAGAAGCCATTTCAGGGATTTCAAAAAGCCTTCTTCATATGCGGAAATGCTGAACATTTCAACAACGTACCTCAATGACACGGTTAAAAAGCATACAGGTTTCCCCTCTACCAGCTTTATCCAGCAGGAGATCGTTGCTGAAGCACAGCGTCAGCTTCTTTACACAAATAAAAGCGTTAAGGAAATTGCATATGACCTTGGTTTTGTTGACTGGAAATATTTCCTAAGGCTGTTTTCAAAAGTAACAGGGAGATCGCCGACTTTATTTAGGAAAAAAGCAGAACCGGGTAGCCATGACAAAAAATGA